The nucleotide sequence GGGGAGTGTCAAGAAGGGTGTCGAAAAGCGTCTCGAGATGACGGCCGGGCGCGAGGCGCGACAAGATCTCGAACCAGCCTGGCAAGTGGTGCCCGGCCAACACGCTTCAATTCGGCAGCCTGTACTGGGGGCATATTATACGCAAGGTGAAGATGTGCGACAGTGCGTCACCGTGTGCCAACGCCTCCACGGCGGTAAGCTGACGCCCGATGATCGTCCGCCGTGACGCCTGGTGCCCGCGCCTTCTCACCATCCCCTCTGCCACCACCGGCAGGAGCCAGCATGTCCCGAACCACCGCCTCGTCTGATGTTGCCTCCCCCCTTCACGCCGACGCCTCGTCGTCTGAGTTCGTGCCACGCCGCTGGCTGGAGACCCTGGCCCGAGCTGGCGGCCACTGGCCGAACATCGCCATCGGCTGCGCCCTGCTCTCGACCCTGGTGCTGCTGGCACAGGCGTGGAGCATCGCGCGCCTCGCCCAGGGCGTGGCGATCGAGCGCGAGTCGCTCATGACACTGTGGCCGGCCATCGCGGTACTCGCCGCCAGCCTCTCGCTGCGAGGCGCGCTTGGCGGGCTGCGCAGCTACGCTGGCACCCGTGCCAGTCAGCAGATCCGTCGCCGCCTGCGAGAGCGTCTATTGCAGCGCTTCGCCGAACTCGGCCCACTGTGGGTGCATCGCCAGCACCGCGCCAGTCTCGCCAACCGTGTCTGGGACCAGGTCGAGTCGCTGCATGGCTATTACGCCGATTTTCGCCCCCAGACTCGCCTGGCCGGGCTCATCCCGTTGCTGCTGCTGGCAGTCGTCTTTCCGCTCAACTGGGCGGCGGGCCTGATTCTGGCGATCACCGCCCCGCTGGTACCCATCTTCATGATTCTGGTCGGGATCGCGGCGCGCAAGCGCTCCCGCGAGCAATTCCAGGAGATGGACCGCATGGGGCGCCACTTCATGGACCTGCTCACCGGCCTGAAGACGCTCAAGCTGTTCGGCAGCGCCAGACGCGGCGCCCAGGTCGAGGCCGTCAGTCACGCCTTTCGCAAGCGCACCATGCGCGTGCTGCGCCTCGCCTTCCTGTCCTCCACGGTGCTGGAATTCTTTACCGCCGTGTCCATCGCGCTGCTGGCGGTCTATCTCGGCTTTCACTTCCTCGGTCATCTGCAGTTCGGCACCTGGGACGAGGCACCGCTGACGCTGCAGACCGCCCTGTTCATTCTGGTGCTGGCGCCCGAGTTCTATCAGCCGCTGCGCGAGCTGGGCGTGCATTATCACGCCAAGGCCGAGGCCGAAGCGGCCGCGCTCGACCTGGCGCCGATCGTCGGTGCCACCCCCTTCTCCCGTCAGCAGACGCCTGACGACGTGAACACCACGCCGCCTCGCAGCGCGACCCGCCCCATCACCTTCAGCGCCCTGAGATTGCAGGACGTGAGCGTGCGCCATGCCGGCCAGCTCCCGGACACGCCCCCCGCGCTGGGCCCGCTGTCACTGCAGATCGCCGCCGGTGAACGAATCGCCATCACCGGCTCTTCGGGGGCAGGCAAGTCGACACTGCTCAACCTGCTGCTGGGCTTCGTCGAGGTCGCCGACGGCATGCTGTCTCTGAATGGACATCCCTTGACCCAGGGCCTCCCGGCCGGCACGGCCACCTGGGTGGGCCAGGAAACGGTGGTCCTGTCCGGCACGCTGGCCGACAACCTGCGACTGGCGAAGCCTCAGGCCAGCGACGACGAACTCGAGGCCGCGCTGGCCAAGGCCGACCTGTCCACATGGCACGCCAGCCTGCCCCACGGACTCGCGACACCGCTTGGCGAGGGCGGTCAGCCACTGTCCGGTGGGCAGGCACGCCGCCTGTCGCTGGCGCGCGCCTTCCTGCATGATGCGCCGCTGGTGCTGCTGGACGAACCCACCGCCAGTCTGGATGCCGAGAGCGAGGCACGTGTGATCCGGGCACTGCAACGCCTCGGCGAAGGCCGCACCCTGCTGCTGCTCACACATCGTCCCGAACTGCTGCCACTCTGCCAGCGGCTGATCCGTCTCGAAGGCGGCCGCCTGGTGGAAGATCGGCACCTGCAGGCCACCAGCCCGCGAGGTGATGCATGACACCCCCTGACGTCCCCCCGACCGCCCGGCCACCATCGCTTGGCGAACTGAGTCCCTACCTGGCGTTGATGCGCGAGCACCGGGGCTGGCTGGGTGTCGGCGCCCTGCTGGCGCTGATCACCCTGCTGGCAGCCACCGGGCTGCTGGCGCTGTCGGGATGGTTTCTTTCCGCGACTGCCGTAGCCGGCGTGAGCGTCGCGGCCACCCAGGCCTTCAACTTCTTCACTCCCGCAGCTGGCGTGCGCGGACTGGCACTGGCGCGCACCGCCGGACGCTATGGCGAGCGCGTCACCACCCACGAAGGCACGCTGCGCCTGCTGGCCAGCCTGCGTCGTCGTCTGTTCGACGCCATCGAACCCCTCTCCCCCGCCGCTCTGCAGCGTGCCGGGCAGGGCGAGCTGATGACGCGTCTGGGCGCGGATATCGATGCTCTCGACAGCCTCTATGTGCGCGTGCTGATTCCGTCACTGGTGGCGGTGTGTGCCATCCTCGCCGCCGGTACGCTGATCGGTGTCTTCGCGCCGACATTGGCGCTGATCACCGTGCTGGGGCTGGCGCTGACTGGGGGGCTGGTGCCGTGGCTGGCCTGGCATCTTGGCAGCCGCGATGCCATGCGCCATCAGGCCTCCGCCAGTCACCTGCGTGCCCGTCTGCTGGAGCGCCTGCAGGGCCTGGGCGAGCTGGTCATCTACGGACGCTGGCAGGCAGAGCTTGCCAGCCTGGCGGAGCAACAGGCCGAGCGTGATCGCATCGAGCGCTCCCAGGCGCGTCGTCAGGCGCTGGCCACCTGGCTGAGCCATACGCTGCTGGGGCTGACGCTGGCAGGGGTCGCCCTGCTCGGCGTCATGCAGATGGCGCCTCAGACGCAGACGGCTGTCGGTGACGTGACCGCCCATGCCGGCGAGCTGCTCGACGGCCGCCTGCTGGCGCTGTTTCTGCTGGCGATCCTCGGTGCCTTCGAAGCCCTCGCCCCCCTGCCGCTGGCCTGGCAGGGGCTGGGCCGCTGCCTGTCGGCGGCCGCGCGCCTCAACCAGGTACAGGCCGATACCCCGGCGCCACAGTTTCCGGAGGACTCCGCCGCCGCCACGCCTGTCGGGCATGAACTGGTGATCCATGACCTGAATGTCGCGCATGGCGACACTCAGGTGCTCGAGCAGCTGTCGCTGAGCCTGGCAGCGGGCGAGCATCTGGCCTTGCTTGGCCCCTCCGGCAGCGGCAAGAGCACCCTGCTGGAAGTGCTCAGCCGCTTCCATGCCCCCCATTCCGGCAGCATTCATCTGGGCGGTGTGGCGCTTGAGTCGCTCGACGAGGCCACACTGCGCGCAAGCTTCGCCGTCTGTCCGCAGGACACGCATCTGTTCTGCGCAAGCTACGCTGACAATCTGCGCCTGGCCGCGCCTGAGGCCAGTGATGCGACACTCATCCACATGCTGGAAAGCCTGGGGCTTGGCGAGTGGCTGGCCAGACAGCCGCAGGGGTTGGCCGGTTTCCCGGACGAGGGGGGCCGTTCACTGTCCGGAGGCCAGCTGCGTCGCTTCGGCGTGGCACGGGCGCTGCTCTCGCCCGCCCCGATCGTGCTGCTCGACGAGCCCTGTGAAGGCCTGGATCGCGAGAGTGCCGAGCGGGTGATCAGCGCGATTCTCACGGCCTGCCGGGGACGCAGCCTGATCATGATCACCCATCAGCCGCTGGGGCTTGAGCGCTTTGCGCGTCTGGCACTGCTGGAAGAAGGGAGACTCAAGGAAGATGCCACGCCGACCACACTGCAGGCCGACTCGCGGCTGGCACGCCTGATGGCGCGCACCACGAATCAGGCCTGACATGAACGCTATCGCGGGAGGGACGATGACGGAATCCACACTCAAGGATCAACCACTGGCCGCTGACACCTTTGCACGCCTCCCACAGGGCTTCACCGCTCTGGTGACGGGTGCCGGGGGCGGTATCGGACGCGCGATGCTCGAAGAGCTGCTCGCCCACGAACGCTGCAGCCGGGTGCTGGCGGTCAGCCGTGACGTCTCGCGTCTGCCGGCACATCCCGCACTTGCCTCACTGCAGGCTGACCTGACCACCGACGAGGGCATGGCGCGGCTGGCAGACTGGCTCCGCGAGCAACTGGATGACACGGGACAGGAGGAGAACAAGGAGAAGCACGAGGAGAACGAGCCCAGGCCAGGTCAACCACCGGCACTGATCCTCAACACCATGGGGCTGCTGCATGAGGAAGCCTTTGAGCAGCACGCGGCACTGTGGCCCGAGAAACGTCTCGAGGATCTCGACATGGCCGCGCTGACGCGCCTGCATCAGGTCAATGCCTTCGTCCCGGCCCTGTTGCTGGGGATGCTCGCGCCACGCCTGCGCCGGCGCACGCCGCTGATCTTCGCCTCGCTCTCGGCGCGGGTCGGCTCGATCAGCGACAACCGCAGTGGCGGCTGGTATGCCTACCGTGCCAGCAAGGCCAGTCACAACATGCTGCTGAAGACCGCCGCCATCGAGATCGCGCGCCGCAATCCCGAGGCTGTGTTGGTCGCGCTGCATCCGGGCACCACCGATACCGGGCTTTCGGCCCCCTTTCAGGCGCGGGTCCCCGAGCACAAGCTGTTCACGCCAGGCTACGTGGCGCGTCGCCTGCTGCGGGTGGCGGGTGAGCTGTCGCCAGAGGACAGCGGCGGCTTCCGTGACTGGGCCGGCGAGCCGATCGACTGGTGACGGAAGCAGCGGGGGCGATCAGAGCTGCAGGTGCTCCTGAAACCATTCGGTGATGAAGTCCAGATAGGCACGCGTCTTGTCGGGCAGGTACTTGCGCGAGCGAAACAGCACCACCATCGAGCCATGCTCGTTCCAGTAGGGCTGCAACAATGGCACCAGTTCACCGCTTTCCACTGCTGCGCGGGCCGAGAAGGTCGGCAGATAGGCGAGACCGAAACCGGCCTTGGCCGCCTCCACCACGCCGAGCAGATTGTTGATCACCAGCCGCGACTCCGGCTCCACATCGAAGGGCTGCCCGTTGAGCGTGAAGCGCCAGTGAGCGCCCAGGTCATAATTGCCGTAGAAGATGGTATCGAAGGCGCGGATGTCCTGCGGCTGCACCGGCGGGGCATTGACGCGCGCCAGATAATCCGGTGCCGCATACAGGCCATAGACCACCTTGCACAGAGGCCGCGAGACCATCGAGGAATCCGGCAACGGTCCCATGCGAATCGCCAGATCCACCGACTCATCGATGGGCTCGAAGCGCTGATCCTCCAGCAGGATCTCGACGCTGACGTCCGGATAACGGCGCATGAAGGCGGTGGTCGGGGCGGCCAGATACATGAAGCCGAACGACACCTGCGCCGAGACCTTGAGCTGGCCCATCGGCTGGGAGGTGACGGACTGCACCCGCGCCTCGGCGGATTCCAGCTCCTCGCGGATGCGCAGCCCGTGCTCGTAATAGATGCGCCCCGCCTCGGTGAGGTGCAACTTGCGGGTCGAGCGATTGATCAGACTCACCCCCAGCTGCTCCTCCAGTGCCGCCACGCGCTTGGACGCCAGCGACTTGGAAATTCCCAGGCGTCTCGCGGCTGCCGTGAAGCTCGCCGCTCGTACCACCTCGACGAAGACCCGCAGAGCATCAAGCGTCGCCATTCCATACTCCAGAGTTGATTCAGCTCCAGACGCCCATTGACGAGCGTCCTGCGTGACCACGCGAACATGTTTCCATATTGGAAACCCTAGTTTTCGATTGTACGCGCTTATTCTCCAAAGCGCGTCGCCCTATACTGGGCACCTCGAACATGCGGGAGCAGACGCGTCGCGGCATCGACCGTCTGCTTCCGGACTAGACCGTGAAGCGTCTGGCCTGCGTGGCGCAGTCAGGCGATTCAGGTTCGCGCTCAGGTAGTTGCACTGCTCATCCCACCGGGTCCCGGTGACTGGTCTGCATGGCGACACCCGCACGCGCGGTTTCGCCGTCGGCCCATCCCGGGCCTCGGTGGCGATCTTCAGTGTAGTAATGCAAGCTATTTGCGCGCCTGGCCGTCTCACGACGCCAGGCGCTTTTTTTTGCCATTGATCAGCGACTTACAACCACTTCTTCCACTTGAAGAACAGGTAGGTCGAGAGAGCCGATGCCCCCATCAGGCACAGCGCGAAGGGATAGCCCCAGTCCTTGTCCAGCTCCGGCATCCAGTGGAAGTTCATGCCGTAGATGCTGGCGATCAGGGTCGGTGGCATGAACACCACTGCCGCGACCGAGAAGATCTTGATGATGCGGCTCTGGTCGAGGTTGGTGAAACCGATCGAGGCATCCAGCAGGAAGTTGACCTTCTCGAAGATGAAGGTGGTGTGCGGATTGAGCGAATCCACATCGCGCAGCATGTCGCGAATTTCCTGACGCCGAGCCTTGTGATGCGGCTCGGCGGGCAGATGGCGCGTCAGCTGACGCAACAGCCGCTGACTGTCCAGCAGGGCCTGGCGCACCTTGTCGTTGTAGCGCTCCTGCAGCAGGATGCCATGCAGGGTGTCCTCCAGCGATTCAGGGTGCACCGCCTGCTTGCCCAGTACCTCCAGCGCGCGATAGATGTCCTCGATCTCATCGGCCAGGTAATCGACCTTCATCGCCAGCAATGCCAGCAGCACGTCCCAGCCATCCTGGGGACTCAGGCGCTGGCGACGCAGATGATTGCGGAACAGCCGCAACAGCCCGATCTCCTCGTGACGCATGCTGATCAGCTGCCGCCCGTGCAGATGGAAGGCGACGTTGGCGGTCTGCGGTTCGCGCCCCCTGCGATGGGGAAACAGCGAGACGACATGGATGCCATCGCCGGCCAGATAGAATCGCGAGGACGACTCGATCTCCTCGAGCTCCTCGATCTTCGGCAGCTCCACGCTGAACTGCTCGCTCACCCAGCGCTGCTCGGCCTCATCGGGCTGGCAGAGGTCGATCCACAGCACATCGCCACGCACCAGTACCGGAGGTGCCAGCTCATCACTGGCCAGCCGCTCGGCATGCAGGGCGCTGGCCTGCTCATGGCTGTCGGCGAGCTGCGGCGCCTCGCCGTCGGACATGTCGGGCAGCACGATCTGCTCGCCACGCAGGCGCCCGTCTTCATGAAGGCGATAGAGGGTAATCATGCACGGTCCCGTGTGAATGACCTGAAGGAAGGGCCATTCTAGACGAGATACCGGGAGTGCGGGGCCTGACAGAGGCAGGAGAAAGGCGCGACAGACGCTGACAGCCGTGACACCGCCAAGAAAAAGGGCGACTCGAAGAGTCGCCCGAAGACCGTGACTAGCTTGATGAGGAGAAACCTGAACAGGGGCCTGACTCCGCTGTTCTGGCCATCGCGTTCCATGGCGGGAAACGATGACCCAAGATTATGCCCTGACAGATCGTCCGTCAATACCAATGAGAATTATTTTCATTAACCATTGAGACAGCGTTTATCTCACCATCACGGCTGGCCTCCATCGATGAGCTGACGTATCATGCCGCCAGAATATCAAGGTCGTGACTGGCCTGATGAGACGCCCGCCTCGGACCTGACATCCACACTCTGGCGGGCACGAAGCACCGCTCGACTCGCAAGCCTTCCTCCCTGTCATTGGCAGAGGGAAAGCGAATGACTCGAGAAGCGCTTCCGGACGCCTCCCTCGTGCAAGCGAAGGAGGCGTCTTTTTTTGCGCATGAAAAAAGCGGCTCACCCGTGAGGGGAGCCGCTGGCAAGGACCGTAAAACGTCTGATGAGAAGCCTCCCGGAAAGGGGCCTGACTCCACTGACCGGGGCACCGCTGCCCATGGCGGGGAAGCGATGGCCCCAGATTAGGTCGCGAGCACGCGTCCGTCAACACTAATGAGAAATATTTTCATTAAGATTGAGTGACGGCGCGCTTCACCCCTCTCGCAGGTCATGCATCATCCGTTCTGCGGCTTCAGCCTTGCTTGTGCCATTCAAACTTCTTGAACGGCTCGTCGATCGGCGTCTCGGCCAGGTGATTGGTGTAGTTGCTCATCACCTTCTGGGACAGGCCAAGAACCACTTCCAGCACGTTGCGCTTGGTGTAGCCGGCATCGAGGAAGGTCTGCACGGTAGCGTCATCGACGAAACCACGCTCACGCACCACGGCCAGCGTGAAGGTGCGCAGGGCTTCCAGGCGCTCGGTCGGCAGCGGCGTCTCGTTGCGCAGCGCCTCGGTGATGGCGTCATCCACCTTCATCGCCTTGGCGATACCGGTGTGTGCCGGCACGCAATAGTGACAGTTGTGCTCGACATTGATGGTCTGCCACACCACGGTGGTCTCTTCATCATTGAAGCTGCTGTCGAGGAACAGCTGGTGCAGCACCTGATAGCCTTCCAGCAGGCCCGGCGCCTCTGCCATCACCGCGTGCAGACCCGGCACCATGCCGAAGGCCTTGACGGACTTGTCGAGCAGCGGCTTGCTGTCCTGCGGGGCGGTATCGGCAGTGTGCAGCGTGAAATCGGTCATGATGACTCCTTCAATATGATGGACGAGATGAGCGCATTGGCAGGGCTGGGGAGGCGTCGTGAACGTCGTCGCTACCCGTGATGATGAGCAATTGCTCAAAAAAAGACCTGCTCATGCGCTTCACTACGTTGTCGTGGGACACACTAGCTGGATTTGAGCGGTCATTCAAGTTAAAATTGAGTACTCACTCAATACCTTGCTCCTCGGGACCAGCCTCCCCTCCACACTGTGTGGAGTCAGGCGACACTCGCGAGCCCCATCGTCAGGACAGCCATGCCACGCGCGACCTTGCACAACCGCCAGGACTCCCTCGACCGGGCGCTGAATCTCTTCTGGCAGAAGGGCTTTCATGCCACTTCGCTGAAGGACATCGAGCGCGCGCTCGACATGCGTCCCGGCAGCATCTACGCCACCTTCGGCAGCAAGGATGGCCTCTTCCAGGAAGCGCTGGAGTGCTACTCCGCGCGCAGCCTGCGCGAGATGGAAAGCCTGATGGCCAGCCACGACTCGCCCTTGACCGCCCTCGCCGCCTACATCCGCAAGCTCGGCGGACTGCGTGACAGCGAAGTCCCGTCACGCGCCTGCATGCTGGCCAAGAGCCTGCTGGAACTCGGTGAGCGCGAACAGGCCGCCCGCGACAAGGTCGAGACACTGCTCGCCGGCATGGAAGCCCGCTTCCGCCAGGCCTTCGCGGACGCCCGCGACGCCGGTGAACTCGTCGACCCCGAGCGCCCCGCGCACCAACCGGAACGTCTCGGTCGCCGCCTGCAGGCCGAAGTCATGGGCCTGCGCGCCTACGCCCAGCGTGAAGGCGAAAGCGACGCCGTCCGCCAGCTCGCCGAAGACATCGCCCAGGATATCGAGGCGCTGAAGGTCAACAACACGCATTGAGCCATGAGCGGAGCAATGGCTCGCGGCTCCCTCTGACTCGGCGCTTCGCCTCACATGCTGCTAGAATCACCGCCCGCTTGTCTCGACAGCGCCTGCACCTGATGCTCCGTCCCCTGCTCCCACACCAGCCGATATGACTGCCATGCCGATGACACCGATTGACCGCACCTTTTCCGTTGCGCCGATGATGGAATGGACGACCCGTGACTACCGCGCCTTCGCGCGCGTGTTGAGCCGGCGTACGCTGCTGTACACGGAGATGGTGACCACCGGGGCATTGCTGTTCAATCCGGACCGCGAGCGCTTCCTCGGTCACGACGAGACGGAGCATCCGCTGGCGTTGCAGCTGGGCGGCAGCGACCCTCAGGCGCTGGCCGAGTGTGCGGCGATCGCCGAGAGCTGGGGCTACGACGAGGTGAACCTGAATGTCGGCTGCCCGAGCGATCGCGTGCAGAACAACATGATCGGTGCCTGCCTGATGGGGCATCCGGAGCTGGTGGCCAAATGCGTGGCGGCGATGCAGGCGCAGGTGAAGATTCCGGTGACGGTGAAGTGCCGCATCGGGATCGATGATCAGGATGAGGACGCCGATCTCGAGCGCTTCATCAGCACCGTGGCCGACGCCGGCTGCGACACATTCAGCGTGCATGCACGCAAGGCGTGGCTGCAGGGCCTGTCGCCGAAGGAGAACCGCGATGTGCCGCCGCTGAACTACGGCCGCGTGCACCGTCTCAAGCAGGCGCACCCGTCCTTGCATATCGGCATCAACGGCGGTCTCAAGCAGATGGATGAGCTGCACGAGCAGCTGGAGCATGTCGACAGCGTGATGGTCGGCCGTGAGGCGTACCACAACCCCTGGTTGCTGGCGACGGTGGACAGCGAGCTGTACGGCGAGGCCGAGAACCCGCACACCAGCCGCCACGATGCGCTGCGTGCCTTCCGCCCCTACATCGAGAAGCGTCTCGCCGAGGGCGTGCGCCTCAATCACATCAGCCGCCATCTGCTGGGGCTGTTCCAGGGCCAGCCGGGCGGACGCCAGTTCCGCCGCCATGTCTCCGAGAACGCCCACAAGCCGGGCGCGGGCATCGAGGTGATCGATGACGCCATGGCCCGCGTGCCGGAGCACCGGCCCGAGACACAGGTCGAACAGGCCTGATCCGGTAGCCTCTGTCCCTTTCCTCAGGAACGCAGCATTTCCAGAAGACCGTCCACTGACACCCGGCCCATGTGCCGGGTGTCGTCGTTCTGGCATTCCCATGTTCTCTACGTCCCAAACGATCCGTCGATCCGTCGAGCCGTCGAGCCAGCGACCGGCAGCCCCTATCGCGAAAGGCGCGATGACAGAACATTCACAGATGCCGAAACACGCAACCCTGCGTCGCTGTATAAGCTGATAACTCCTTTAATACCAATGACATGCATGACTTTCGTTTGATTGTCTGACAAGGGCGTCTCGCGCAGAATGACTGACCATGCGGACAACAACAGGTCACGTCATCGTCACGTCGTGCTGACGTGTTGACGGCCATACAACGGCTCCGTCACCGGCTTCCCCCACAGACCTGTGGACCGGTCCATGCAGTCCCCCATCACGGACTGCGCTGCTCATGCTGACACATCCTTCGAGGTTCCATGTCCACATCCTCCCCCTCCGGAGCCAACAGCCGTGAGCTGTTCGGGCACCCGGCCGGACTCTATCTGCTGTTCTCCACGGAACTGTGGGAACGCTTCTCCTACTACGCCATGCGCGCCCTGCTGGTGCTCTATCTCACCGATGCCGTCACCAGCGGCGGGCTGGGCTGGAATCAGGGCGATGCCCTGCAGCTGTATGGCATCTTCACGGGGCTGGTATACATCACGCCGATGTTCGGCGGCGCACTGGCGGACAACTGGCTGGGCGCACGCCGCGCGATTCTGATCGGGGGTCTGATCATGGCGGCCGGCCAGTTCGTGCTGGCCGTGCCACCGGACATGAGTGGTCTGGATGCCGAGATGCTGCTGTACGTCGGTCTCGGCCTGCTGATCGTCGGCAACGGCCTGTTCAAGCCCAACATCTCGACGATGGTCGGCGATCTCTATCCACAGGGCGATCACCGTCGTGATGGCGCCTTCACCATCTTCTACATGGGCATCAACCTCGGTGCGCTGCTGTCAGGTATCGTCGCGGGCTCCATGGCCGAAGGCTATGGCTGGAACGCCGG is from Cobetia marina and encodes:
- the cydD gene encoding thiol reductant ABC exporter subunit CydD, giving the protein MSRTTASSDVASPLHADASSSEFVPRRWLETLARAGGHWPNIAIGCALLSTLVLLAQAWSIARLAQGVAIERESLMTLWPAIAVLAASLSLRGALGGLRSYAGTRASQQIRRRLRERLLQRFAELGPLWVHRQHRASLANRVWDQVESLHGYYADFRPQTRLAGLIPLLLLAVVFPLNWAAGLILAITAPLVPIFMILVGIAARKRSREQFQEMDRMGRHFMDLLTGLKTLKLFGSARRGAQVEAVSHAFRKRTMRVLRLAFLSSTVLEFFTAVSIALLAVYLGFHFLGHLQFGTWDEAPLTLQTALFILVLAPEFYQPLRELGVHYHAKAEAEAAALDLAPIVGATPFSRQQTPDDVNTTPPRSATRPITFSALRLQDVSVRHAGQLPDTPPALGPLSLQIAAGERIAITGSSGAGKSTLLNLLLGFVEVADGMLSLNGHPLTQGLPAGTATWVGQETVVLSGTLADNLRLAKPQASDDELEAALAKADLSTWHASLPHGLATPLGEGGQPLSGGQARRLSLARAFLHDAPLVLLDEPTASLDAESEARVIRALQRLGEGRTLLLLTHRPELLPLCQRLIRLEGGRLVEDRHLQATSPRGDA
- the cydC gene encoding thiol reductant ABC exporter subunit CydC, whose translation is MTPPDVPPTARPPSLGELSPYLALMREHRGWLGVGALLALITLLAATGLLALSGWFLSATAVAGVSVAATQAFNFFTPAAGVRGLALARTAGRYGERVTTHEGTLRLLASLRRRLFDAIEPLSPAALQRAGQGELMTRLGADIDALDSLYVRVLIPSLVAVCAILAAGTLIGVFAPTLALITVLGLALTGGLVPWLAWHLGSRDAMRHQASASHLRARLLERLQGLGELVIYGRWQAELASLAEQQAERDRIERSQARRQALATWLSHTLLGLTLAGVALLGVMQMAPQTQTAVGDVTAHAGELLDGRLLALFLLAILGAFEALAPLPLAWQGLGRCLSAAARLNQVQADTPAPQFPEDSAAATPVGHELVIHDLNVAHGDTQVLEQLSLSLAAGEHLALLGPSGSGKSTLLEVLSRFHAPHSGSIHLGGVALESLDEATLRASFAVCPQDTHLFCASYADNLRLAAPEASDATLIHMLESLGLGEWLARQPQGLAGFPDEGGRSLSGGQLRRFGVARALLSPAPIVLLDEPCEGLDRESAERVISAILTACRGRSLIMITHQPLGLERFARLALLEEGRLKEDATPTTLQADSRLARLMARTTNQA
- a CDS encoding Rossmann-fold NAD(P)-binding domain-containing protein, which translates into the protein MTESTLKDQPLAADTFARLPQGFTALVTGAGGGIGRAMLEELLAHERCSRVLAVSRDVSRLPAHPALASLQADLTTDEGMARLADWLREQLDDTGQEENKEKHEENEPRPGQPPALILNTMGLLHEEAFEQHAALWPEKRLEDLDMAALTRLHQVNAFVPALLLGMLAPRLRRRTPLIFASLSARVGSISDNRSGGWYAYRASKASHNMLLKTAAIEIARRNPEAVLVALHPGTTDTGLSAPFQARVPEHKLFTPGYVARRLLRVAGELSPEDSGGFRDWAGEPIDW
- a CDS encoding LysR family transcriptional regulator, which codes for MATLDALRVFVEVVRAASFTAAARRLGISKSLASKRVAALEEQLGVSLINRSTRKLHLTEAGRIYYEHGLRIREELESAEARVQSVTSQPMGQLKVSAQVSFGFMYLAAPTTAFMRRYPDVSVEILLEDQRFEPIDESVDLAIRMGPLPDSSMVSRPLCKVVYGLYAAPDYLARVNAPPVQPQDIRAFDTIFYGNYDLGAHWRFTLNGQPFDVEPESRLVINNLLGVVEAAKAGFGLAYLPTFSARAAVESGELVPLLQPYWNEHGSMVVLFRSRKYLPDKTRAYLDFITEWFQEHLQL
- the corA gene encoding magnesium/cobalt transporter CorA gives rise to the protein MITLYRLHEDGRLRGEQIVLPDMSDGEAPQLADSHEQASALHAERLASDELAPPVLVRGDVLWIDLCQPDEAEQRWVSEQFSVELPKIEELEEIESSSRFYLAGDGIHVVSLFPHRRGREPQTANVAFHLHGRQLISMRHEEIGLLRLFRNHLRRQRLSPQDGWDVLLALLAMKVDYLADEIEDIYRALEVLGKQAVHPESLEDTLHGILLQERYNDKVRQALLDSQRLLRQLTRHLPAEPHHKARRQEIRDMLRDVDSLNPHTTFIFEKVNFLLDASIGFTNLDQSRIIKIFSVAAVVFMPPTLIASIYGMNFHWMPELDKDWGYPFALCLMGASALSTYLFFKWKKWL
- a CDS encoding carboxymuconolactone decarboxylase family protein, with the protein product MTDFTLHTADTAPQDSKPLLDKSVKAFGMVPGLHAVMAEAPGLLEGYQVLHQLFLDSSFNDEETTVVWQTINVEHNCHYCVPAHTGIAKAMKVDDAITEALRNETPLPTERLEALRTFTLAVVRERGFVDDATVQTFLDAGYTKRNVLEVVLGLSQKVMSNYTNHLAETPIDEPFKKFEWHKQG
- a CDS encoding TetR/AcrR family transcriptional regulator produces the protein MPRATLHNRQDSLDRALNLFWQKGFHATSLKDIERALDMRPGSIYATFGSKDGLFQEALECYSARSLREMESLMASHDSPLTALAAYIRKLGGLRDSEVPSRACMLAKSLLELGEREQAARDKVETLLAGMEARFRQAFADARDAGELVDPERPAHQPERLGRRLQAEVMGLRAYAQREGESDAVRQLAEDIAQDIEALKVNNTH
- the dusA gene encoding tRNA dihydrouridine(20/20a) synthase DusA → MTPIDRTFSVAPMMEWTTRDYRAFARVLSRRTLLYTEMVTTGALLFNPDRERFLGHDETEHPLALQLGGSDPQALAECAAIAESWGYDEVNLNVGCPSDRVQNNMIGACLMGHPELVAKCVAAMQAQVKIPVTVKCRIGIDDQDEDADLERFISTVADAGCDTFSVHARKAWLQGLSPKENRDVPPLNYGRVHRLKQAHPSLHIGINGGLKQMDELHEQLEHVDSVMVGREAYHNPWLLATVDSELYGEAENPHTSRHDALRAFRPYIEKRLAEGVRLNHISRHLLGLFQGQPGGRQFRRHVSENAHKPGAGIEVIDDAMARVPEHRPETQVEQA